In Luteitalea sp. TBR-22, one genomic interval encodes:
- a CDS encoding Gfo/Idh/MocA family protein, whose translation MASLTAPAPSPAVRPRTARLTGLVLAVLCIILAAVPAGAQAPPAGAPLRIAIVGLVHGHVRGHMNAMAKRTDVELVGVYEPDAALRAKFGETHGIAAPKLFADLDRLITTTRPEALVVYTNTFDHLAVIETAARHGVHVMVEKPLAVSTAHARAIAAAAQRGRIHVLVNYETTWYRSHRAIWRLMHEQKTGGRIRKIVAMDGHHGPKEIGTQPEFFDWLSDPVRNGAGALYDFGCYGANIATWLLDNQRPRRVVAVTQTNKPAIYARVDDEATIVLEYDGAQAVIEASWNWPDHRKDLEVYTESAAAWATGGNALRTKVRGQPIADAAVEDWPVDEQNALNYLSAVVRGRLVPSGPTSLENNVIVSEILDAARESAKTGKAVALK comes from the coding sequence ATGGCCTCGCTCACTGCCCCCGCCCCAAGCCCTGCGGTGCGTCCGCGCACCGCGCGGCTGACCGGTCTCGTCCTCGCCGTGCTGTGCATCATCTTGGCCGCCGTGCCGGCCGGTGCGCAGGCGCCGCCCGCCGGTGCGCCGCTCCGGATCGCCATCGTCGGCCTCGTGCACGGGCACGTGCGCGGGCACATGAACGCGATGGCCAAGCGAACCGACGTCGAACTGGTGGGCGTGTACGAGCCCGACGCGGCGCTGCGCGCAAAGTTCGGCGAGACCCACGGCATCGCCGCCCCGAAGCTCTTCGCCGATCTCGATCGCCTGATCACCACCACCAGGCCCGAGGCGCTCGTCGTCTACACCAACACGTTCGACCACCTCGCCGTGATCGAGACCGCGGCCCGCCACGGCGTGCACGTGATGGTGGAGAAGCCGCTGGCGGTGTCGACGGCCCACGCGCGAGCCATCGCTGCCGCGGCGCAGCGCGGCAGGATTCACGTGCTGGTGAACTACGAGACCACCTGGTACCGGAGCCACCGCGCCATCTGGCGCCTGATGCACGAGCAGAAGACCGGCGGGCGCATCCGCAAGATCGTCGCGATGGACGGTCACCACGGGCCGAAGGAGATCGGGACGCAGCCGGAGTTCTTCGACTGGCTGTCCGATCCGGTCCGCAACGGCGCCGGCGCGCTGTACGACTTCGGCTGCTACGGCGCCAACATCGCCACGTGGCTGCTCGACAACCAGCGCCCCCGGCGCGTGGTGGCGGTGACACAGACCAACAAGCCGGCGATCTACGCCAGGGTCGACGACGAGGCGACCATCGTGCTCGAGTACGACGGCGCGCAGGCGGTCATCGAGGCCTCGTGGAACTGGCCGGACCACCGCAAGGATCTCGAGGTGTACACCGAGAGTGCTGCGGCGTGGGCGACCGGCGGCAACGCGCTGCGCACCAAGGTGCGCGGGCAGCCCATCGCCGACGCGGCCGTGGAGGACTGGCCCGTCGACGAGCAGAACGCGCTGAACTACCTCTCGGCGGTCGTGCGCGGCCGCCTGGTGCCGTCCGGGCCGACCTCGCTGGAGAACAACGTCATCGTCTCGGAGATTCTCGACGCGGCGCGTGAGAGCGCGAAGACGGGCAAGGCGGTCGCCCTCAAGTAG
- a CDS encoding winged helix-turn-helix domain-containing protein, whose translation MIRPAAPGKAPWTFLTNHAHVLLCLARDPEARLREVAEQVGVTERAVQRIVTELEEAGYLSRAREGRRNHYVVRPELPLRHPIEQHRTVASLIELVQEPKRGKK comes from the coding sequence ATGATCCGGCCTGCGGCGCCCGGCAAGGCTCCCTGGACGTTCCTGACCAACCACGCCCACGTGCTGCTGTGCCTGGCGCGCGACCCGGAGGCGCGCCTCCGCGAGGTGGCCGAGCAGGTCGGCGTCACCGAGCGCGCCGTGCAGCGCATCGTCACGGAACTGGAAGAGGCAGGTTACCTGTCGCGGGCCCGCGAGGGGCGGCGCAACCACTACGTCGTGCGGCCGGAGCTGCCGCTGCGGCACCCCATCGAGCAGCACCGGACCGTGGCGTCGCTCATCGAGCTGGTGCAGGAACCGAAGCGCGGGAAGAAGTAG
- a CDS encoding NADP-dependent isocitrate dehydrogenase, protein MSCKTTPDGATRVTVIPGDGIGPEVVGAARRVIAATGVRIAWEEREAGAAVFRRGLPSGVPTETITSIADTRVVLKGPLETPVGHGEKSANVTLRKLFETYGNIRPVRELPGVPTPFSGRGIDLVIVRENVEDLYAGIEHMQTPGVAQCLKIMSRKGCEKIVRLAFEVAVAQGRRSVHCATKANIMKHTEGLLKRTFEEIAPEYPGIEARHIIVDNCAHQLVRVPEQFEVIVTSNMNGDILSDLTSGLIGGLGFAPGANIGNDVAIFEAVHGSAPTIAGTDTANPTAVLLTSAMLLRHIGEFAAAQQVEDAVTCTLEDGVFTRDVQADGAVSTTAFTDAVIARLGRQPRAAAPAREHKPLRLPQVESRPDFVAAGRRRAIGADIFVEAAETPESLGRSLEALAETSQLRLKMISNRGTKVYPPSGAITDCVDHWRCRFVMRDANADLSDEVLFDLLHRVKSRHRWMHIEKLSEFDGALGYTRAQGED, encoded by the coding sequence GTGTCCTGCAAGACCACCCCGGACGGCGCCACGCGCGTCACCGTGATTCCCGGCGATGGCATCGGTCCCGAAGTCGTCGGCGCCGCGCGCCGCGTCATCGCGGCCACCGGCGTGCGCATCGCCTGGGAGGAGCGCGAGGCGGGCGCGGCGGTGTTCCGCCGCGGCTTGCCGAGCGGCGTGCCCACCGAGACGATCACCTCGATTGCCGACACCCGCGTCGTCCTCAAGGGGCCGCTCGAGACCCCGGTCGGCCACGGCGAGAAGAGCGCCAACGTCACCCTCCGCAAGCTGTTCGAGACGTACGGCAACATCCGGCCGGTGCGCGAGCTCCCGGGGGTGCCGACGCCCTTCAGCGGCCGCGGCATCGACCTGGTGATCGTGCGCGAGAACGTCGAGGACCTCTACGCCGGCATCGAGCACATGCAGACGCCGGGCGTCGCGCAGTGCCTGAAGATCATGTCCCGGAAGGGCTGCGAGAAGATCGTCCGCCTCGCCTTCGAGGTCGCCGTCGCCCAGGGCCGCCGCTCGGTGCACTGCGCCACCAAGGCCAACATCATGAAGCACACCGAGGGCCTGCTGAAGCGGACCTTCGAGGAGATCGCGCCCGAGTATCCCGGCATCGAGGCGCGCCACATCATCGTCGACAACTGCGCGCACCAGCTCGTGCGCGTGCCCGAGCAGTTCGAGGTGATCGTCACCAGCAACATGAACGGCGACATCCTGTCGGACCTCACCTCAGGGCTGATCGGCGGCCTCGGCTTCGCGCCGGGCGCCAACATCGGCAACGACGTCGCCATCTTCGAGGCGGTGCACGGCAGCGCGCCGACCATCGCGGGCACCGACACGGCCAATCCCACCGCGGTGCTGCTCACGTCGGCGATGCTGCTCCGCCACATCGGCGAGTTCGCCGCCGCACAGCAGGTCGAGGATGCGGTGACCTGCACCCTCGAGGACGGCGTCTTCACGCGCGACGTGCAGGCCGACGGCGCGGTGTCGACCACGGCCTTCACCGACGCGGTGATCGCCCGGCTCGGCCGGCAGCCGCGCGCCGCCGCGCCGGCCCGCGAGCACAAGCCGCTGCGGTTGCCGCAGGTCGAGTCGCGCCCGGACTTCGTGGCCGCCGGCCGCCGGCGGGCGATCGGCGCCGACATCTTCGTCGAGGCCGCCGAGACGCCCGAGTCGCTCGGCCGCAGCCTCGAGGCCCTCGCCGAGACCTCGCAACTGCGCCTGAAGATGATCTCCAACCGCGGCACCAAGGTGTATCCGCCCTCGGGAGCGATCACCGACTGCGTGGATCACTGGCGCTGCCGCTTCGTCATGCGCGATGCGAACGCCGACCTGTCCGACGAGGTGCTGTTCGACCTCCTGCACCGCGTCAAGTCCCGCCATCGCTGGATGCACATCGAGAAGCTGAGCGAGTTCGACGGCGCGCTGGGCTACACGCGGGCACAGGGCGAGGACTAG
- a CDS encoding ATP-binding protein, whose amino-acid sequence MQKRALGLSAVVFVASALAAALMVRLAREAAVGIVVALGMLQAVSLAWLVYTLAEARERLARRAADADASRRREEAGARELARELEAERRDREALRTSELQYRRVVEQVEQVIFQLDGEGQWTFLNRAWRELTGYDIDRTLGRPLIEFLHPDDRLTVQQMCTALLTCEKDECHQDMRLVTQRGAACWVAVHARPVTEGGVLIGVAGTMTDITARRHVQQELERARLAAERASAAKSEFLKSMSHEMRTPLNGVLGLMELLSGTPLDAQQARYVAVARASATHLATLINDILDLSRIEAGSLTLERVLFDLPDLVESSLDAVASEANTKKLRLSCTVTQDVPTWVIGDPGRLRQVLVNLLANAVKFTEQGGVHVQASAQVDLHTRRAMVRLEVHDTGIGMTPELVERLFLPFTPGDASNTRRHSGTGLGLTICKRLVDAMDGTIAVRSVERAGATFTVTLPIEVADAAMVETQRQGDVPLRVLAIVQDEVERAAIERLLDGWRFDAAVVADCETALGHLQATTPSRWRFGVVLLDAEAPGATSLAARLREMAPEPGLVWITPEDGRVPTGVTGVREQIVRPVKGAALFDAIMQAVVGAGSPPESLDPPVSGRRLRVLVAEDHDINQMVVRELLVGMGCEVELVADGQAALDAATARPHEVILMDCQMPVLDGLEATRRIRQAQAEGRVVPAPLIIALTANATAGDRQACLEAGMDAYLTKPVRGTVLQRTLQRLTGGEHVAADEVDAPPAPAHVGASADPVVESPLGEAPDAEDILDPAEVLLRCNHNGDLGARMLQLFAESLPNELEALEMAAAANDTAAMGRIAHKMRGAAATLAAVRLAGAITGVELFLKYGDGGPLSELLADVRHESALFLGVVPQIARRLTETSPMPRG is encoded by the coding sequence GTGCAGAAGCGGGCCCTGGGCCTCAGCGCTGTCGTGTTCGTCGCGTCGGCACTCGCCGCGGCGCTCATGGTGCGGCTCGCACGGGAAGCCGCTGTCGGCATCGTCGTCGCGCTGGGGATGCTGCAGGCCGTCAGCCTGGCCTGGCTGGTATACACGCTGGCCGAAGCGCGCGAGCGGCTCGCCCGGCGGGCGGCCGATGCCGACGCCTCGCGGCGTCGCGAGGAGGCCGGGGCCCGGGAGCTGGCGCGCGAGCTCGAGGCGGAGCGGCGTGACCGGGAGGCCCTCCGCACGAGCGAGCTGCAGTACCGCCGGGTGGTCGAGCAGGTCGAGCAGGTCATCTTCCAGCTCGATGGGGAGGGGCAGTGGACCTTCCTCAATCGTGCGTGGCGCGAGCTCACCGGCTACGACATCGACCGGACCCTGGGCCGTCCGCTGATCGAGTTCCTGCATCCCGACGATCGCCTCACGGTGCAGCAGATGTGCACCGCCCTGCTGACCTGCGAGAAGGACGAGTGCCACCAGGACATGCGGCTGGTCACCCAGCGCGGGGCGGCGTGCTGGGTGGCGGTGCATGCGCGTCCGGTCACCGAGGGCGGCGTGCTCATCGGCGTCGCCGGCACGATGACCGACATCACCGCGCGCCGCCACGTGCAGCAGGAACTCGAGCGGGCGCGCCTCGCCGCCGAGCGGGCCAGTGCCGCCAAGAGCGAGTTCCTCAAGTCGATGAGCCACGAGATGCGCACGCCGCTCAACGGCGTCCTCGGGCTGATGGAACTGCTGTCGGGCACGCCGCTCGACGCGCAGCAGGCGCGCTACGTCGCCGTCGCGCGCGCCTCGGCGACGCACCTGGCCACGCTGATCAACGACATCCTCGATCTCTCGCGCATCGAGGCCGGGTCGCTGACGCTGGAGCGCGTCCTGTTCGACCTGCCCGATCTCGTCGAGAGCTCGCTGGATGCGGTCGCCTCCGAGGCGAACACCAAGAAGCTCCGGCTCTCGTGCACGGTCACCCAGGACGTCCCGACGTGGGTCATCGGCGACCCGGGGCGCCTGCGGCAGGTGCTCGTCAACCTGCTGGCCAACGCCGTCAAGTTCACCGAGCAGGGCGGGGTGCACGTGCAGGCCTCCGCGCAGGTCGACCTGCACACGCGCCGGGCGATGGTCCGCCTCGAGGTGCACGACACCGGCATCGGCATGACCCCCGAGCTGGTCGAGCGCCTGTTCCTGCCCTTCACGCCCGGGGATGCGTCGAACACGCGTCGTCACAGCGGCACCGGCCTGGGCCTCACGATCTGCAAGCGCCTCGTCGATGCGATGGACGGCACCATCGCCGTCCGCAGCGTCGAGCGCGCCGGCGCCACCTTCACGGTCACGCTGCCGATCGAGGTGGCCGATGCCGCGATGGTCGAGACGCAGCGGCAGGGCGACGTCCCCCTGCGCGTCCTCGCCATCGTGCAGGACGAGGTCGAACGGGCCGCGATCGAGCGGCTGCTCGACGGCTGGCGGTTCGATGCCGCCGTGGTCGCCGACTGCGAGACCGCCCTCGGTCACCTGCAGGCGACGACGCCGAGCCGGTGGCGTTTCGGCGTGGTGCTGCTCGATGCCGAGGCGCCCGGCGCCACCAGCCTTGCCGCCCGGCTGCGCGAGATGGCGCCCGAGCCCGGCCTGGTGTGGATCACCCCCGAGGACGGTCGCGTGCCCACCGGCGTGACCGGCGTGCGCGAGCAGATCGTGCGCCCGGTGAAGGGGGCAGCCCTGTTCGACGCGATCATGCAGGCGGTGGTCGGCGCCGGCTCGCCGCCCGAAAGCCTCGACCCACCGGTGTCGGGTCGCCGATTGCGGGTGCTCGTCGCCGAGGACCACGACATCAACCAGATGGTCGTCCGGGAGCTGCTGGTCGGGATGGGCTGCGAGGTCGAACTGGTGGCCGACGGCCAGGCGGCGCTCGACGCCGCAACGGCCCGGCCGCACGAGGTCATCCTCATGGATTGCCAGATGCCGGTGCTCGACGGGCTCGAGGCGACGCGGCGGATTCGGCAGGCGCAGGCCGAGGGACGCGTCGTTCCGGCGCCCCTCATCATCGCGCTCACGGCCAACGCGACGGCCGGGGATCGGCAGGCCTGCCTCGAGGCCGGCATGGACGCCTACCTCACCAAGCCCGTGCGCGGCACCGTCCTGCAGCGCACCCTGCAGCGGTTGACGGGCGGGGAGCATGTGGCCGCCGACGAGGTCGACGCGCCGCCCGCGCCGGCGCACGTCGGTGCCTCGGCCGACCCCGTCGTCGAGTCGCCGCTCGGCGAGGCACCCGACGCGGAGGACATCCTCGATCCTGCGGAGGTGCTGCTGCGATGCAACCACAACGGCGATCTGGGCGCGCGCATGCTCCAGTTGTTCGCCGAGTCCCTGCCCAACGAGCTCGAGGCACTCGAGATGGCCGCCGCGGCCAACGACACCGCGGCGATGGGACGGATCGCGCACAAGATGCGTGGGGCGGCCGCCACGCTCGCGGCGGTCCGCCTGGCCGGGGCGATCACCGGCGTGGAGCTCTTCCTCAAGTACGGCGACGGCGGCCCGCTGTCCGAGTTGCTGGCCGACGTGCGGCACGAGAGCGCGCTGTTCCTCGGCGTGGTGCCGCAGATTGCCCGCCGGCTCACCGAGACCAGCCCCATGCCGCGCGGCTGA
- a CDS encoding YgaP-like transmembrane domain → MIDVTPAVEVLGAVWCVDTTRTLRCLRRLRVPHRYVDVDVHLEALQEVVRLAGGARRTPVVRLAHRVLVEPSNADLVAALEGAGLLAPSTVHAFEHGQNVGDLERLVRVAGAGLALAASRGLPWPARLPVRVAAIGLALTGALGWCPVYDAQGVTSVGGPGDHPDEAEREPWYAALRAPATTLESRP, encoded by the coding sequence ATGATCGACGTCACGCCTGCCGTCGAGGTGCTGGGAGCCGTGTGGTGTGTCGACACCACGCGCACGCTGCGCTGCCTGCGTCGCCTTCGCGTGCCGCACCGGTACGTCGACGTCGACGTGCACCTCGAGGCTCTGCAGGAGGTGGTCCGGCTCGCCGGCGGTGCGCGCCGCACGCCCGTGGTGCGCCTGGCCCACCGTGTCCTGGTGGAGCCGTCCAACGCCGACCTCGTGGCGGCCCTCGAAGGCGCGGGGCTGCTGGCGCCCTCCACCGTGCATGCCTTCGAGCACGGGCAGAACGTCGGCGACCTCGAGCGCCTCGTGCGCGTGGCCGGGGCAGGGCTCGCCCTGGCGGCCAGCCGCGGCCTGCCGTGGCCGGCGCGCCTGCCCGTGCGGGTGGCGGCGATCGGCCTGGCCCTGACCGGGGCGCTCGGGTGGTGTCCGGTCTACGATGCGCAGGGCGTGACGTCGGTGGGTGGCCCCGGCGATCACCCCGACGAGGCGGAGCGCGAGCCGTGGTACGCGGCCCTGCGTGCGCCCGCCACGACCCTGGAGTCCCGACCGTGA
- the glgB gene encoding 1,4-alpha-glucan branching protein GlgB: MSLLDPSLRAILNATHGDPFAVLGPHVEGGRLVIRTFQPRASAVAVRLADETDAHPMDVRHPDGLFEVAIAGQSTLVPYVLEVTGREGGEVTRVEDPYRFGLLLGDLDLYLLGEGRHQQLHRALGAHPAMVGQVAGTRFAVWAPNARRVSVVGDWNAWDGRVHPMRQRLPQGIWELFVPGVGAGARYKFEVAPSAGGPPFLKADPCAAACELPPATASVVCAESEYSWRDGEWIASRALRREALDQPMAIYEVHLGSWARGPAGEFLTYQQLADGLIAHVKRMGFTHVELLPVLEFPYDGSWGYQVTGFFAPTSRFGTPDDFRAFIDALHQAGIGVILDWVPGHFPKDAHGLARFDGTALYEHADPRQGEHMDWGTLIFNYGRNEVRNFLLASALAWIEDFHIDGLRVDAVASMLYLDYSRKEGEWVPNQYGGRENLDAVSFLQQLNTIVHEKHPGVVTIAEESTAWPGVSRPVHLGGLGFTYKWNMGWMHDILAYTSKDAIYRRWEHTHLTFSMLYAYNENFILPFSHDEVVHGKRHLLDKMPGDTWQKSANLRALYGYMFTHPGKKLLFQGSEFGQWREWNHAESLPWFLLEHAPHDGIFRFLCDLAHLYRAQPALHQRDYDPSGFQWIDCNDNENSVISFIRRATDPEDFVVVVMNFTPVPREGYVVGVPRAGGYVEVLNSDALAYGGSNMGNGGFVTAVDTAAHGHAQSLSVTLPPLCCLVLKPA, translated from the coding sequence GTGAGCCTTCTCGACCCGTCCCTTCGCGCGATCCTCAATGCGACCCACGGCGATCCGTTCGCCGTGCTCGGTCCACACGTCGAGGGCGGGCGGCTGGTGATCCGCACGTTCCAGCCGCGGGCCTCCGCGGTGGCCGTGCGCCTCGCCGACGAGACCGACGCGCACCCGATGGACGTCCGGCACCCCGACGGCCTCTTCGAGGTCGCGATCGCCGGCCAGTCGACGCTCGTGCCGTACGTGCTGGAGGTCACCGGGCGCGAGGGGGGCGAGGTGACGCGCGTCGAGGATCCGTACCGCTTCGGGCTGCTGCTCGGCGACCTCGATCTCTACCTGCTCGGCGAGGGACGCCACCAGCAACTGCACCGCGCCCTCGGCGCCCATCCGGCGATGGTCGGCCAGGTGGCCGGCACGCGGTTCGCGGTGTGGGCCCCCAACGCGCGCCGCGTCAGCGTCGTCGGCGATTGGAACGCGTGGGATGGCCGCGTGCACCCGATGCGGCAACGCCTCCCGCAGGGCATCTGGGAACTGTTCGTGCCCGGGGTCGGGGCAGGGGCCCGCTACAAGTTCGAGGTGGCGCCGTCGGCTGGCGGTCCGCCGTTCCTCAAGGCCGATCCCTGCGCTGCCGCCTGCGAACTGCCGCCGGCGACCGCCTCGGTCGTGTGCGCCGAGAGCGAATACTCATGGCGCGATGGCGAGTGGATTGCGTCGCGCGCCCTGCGGCGCGAGGCGCTCGACCAGCCGATGGCCATCTACGAGGTGCACCTCGGGTCATGGGCTCGCGGCCCCGCCGGCGAGTTCCTCACCTACCAGCAACTGGCCGACGGCCTCATCGCGCACGTCAAGCGCATGGGCTTCACGCACGTCGAGTTGCTCCCGGTCCTGGAATTCCCCTACGACGGCTCGTGGGGCTACCAGGTGACCGGGTTCTTCGCGCCGACCAGCCGCTTCGGCACGCCCGACGACTTCCGCGCGTTCATCGACGCCCTGCACCAGGCCGGCATCGGCGTCATCCTGGACTGGGTGCCCGGTCACTTCCCCAAGGATGCCCACGGCCTGGCCCGCTTCGACGGCACGGCGCTCTACGAGCACGCCGACCCGCGGCAGGGCGAGCACATGGACTGGGGCACCCTCATCTTCAACTACGGGCGCAACGAGGTCCGCAACTTCCTGCTCGCCAGCGCGCTGGCCTGGATCGAGGACTTCCACATCGACGGCCTGCGCGTCGACGCGGTCGCCTCGATGCTGTACCTCGACTACTCGCGCAAGGAAGGCGAGTGGGTGCCCAACCAGTACGGCGGGCGCGAGAACCTCGACGCCGTCTCGTTCCTGCAGCAGCTCAACACGATCGTCCACGAGAAGCACCCCGGCGTGGTCACCATCGCCGAGGAGTCCACCGCCTGGCCCGGCGTGAGCCGTCCCGTCCACCTCGGTGGGCTCGGCTTCACGTACAAGTGGAACATGGGCTGGATGCACGACATCCTGGCCTACACGTCCAAGGACGCCATCTACCGCCGCTGGGAGCACACGCACCTGACGTTCTCGATGCTGTACGCCTACAACGAGAACTTCATCCTGCCCTTCTCCCACGACGAGGTCGTGCACGGCAAGCGCCACCTGCTCGACAAGATGCCAGGCGACACCTGGCAGAAGTCGGCGAACCTGCGCGCGCTGTACGGCTACATGTTCACGCACCCGGGCAAGAAGCTGCTGTTCCAGGGCAGCGAGTTCGGGCAATGGCGCGAGTGGAACCACGCCGAGTCGCTGCCCTGGTTCCTCCTCGAGCACGCGCCGCACGACGGCATCTTCCGGTTCCTCTGCGACCTGGCGCACCTGTACCGGGCACAGCCGGCCCTCCACCAGCGCGACTACGATCCCTCCGGCTTCCAGTGGATCGACTGCAACGACAACGAGAACAGCGTCATCTCGTTCATCCGGCGCGCCACCGATCCCGAGGACTTCGTCGTCGTGGTCATGAACTTCACGCCGGTGCCGCGCGAGGGGTACGTGGTCGGCGTGCCCCGCGCCGGCGGCTACGTCGAGGTCCTCAACTCCGACGCCCTGGCGTATGGCGGCAGCAACATGGGCAACGGCGGCTTCGTCACCGCGGTGGACACGGCGGCGCACGGGCACGCCCAGTCGCTCTCGGTCACGCTGCCGCCCTTGTGCTGCCTGGTGCTCAAGCCGGCCTGA
- a CDS encoding ATP-binding protein has protein sequence MDEPPGDRRPVDRIDDERLLQLQKQEALGRLAGGIAHDFSNLLTVVLGHCDAARQALPRNSPVLEELQGIREAAQQATNLSRQLLTFSRRQVVQPQPLLLDDVIARMTPLFRRLLGPRVAFDVVSRPGLPSVLADPGQVEQVLTNLVVNARDAIADAGRVRITSSLAGASAVAADTGVAVPKGRPYVCLSIYDSGAGMTEEVRRRAFEPFFTTKADDHGTGLGLPTVQAIVAQAGGAMAIESAPGHGCDVRVYLPALPAADRPPAPMPERGHLPGGHETILLVEDREAVRRVAERFLARRGYRVIEAESAEHALEVAAVHGAAIDLLLSDVVLGGMDGYSLAQELTARWPGLRVVLMSGYPSEMLARASGSGPVFPFVDKPIDFPTLAQVLREQLDRPARR, from the coding sequence GTGGACGAACCTCCTGGCGACCGTCGTCCCGTCGACAGGATCGACGATGAGCGCCTGCTCCAACTGCAGAAGCAGGAGGCGCTCGGCCGCCTTGCCGGCGGCATCGCCCACGACTTCAGCAACCTGTTGACGGTCGTCCTGGGCCACTGCGACGCCGCGCGGCAGGCCCTGCCGCGCAACTCCCCGGTGCTCGAGGAACTGCAGGGCATCCGCGAAGCCGCCCAGCAGGCCACCAACCTGTCGCGGCAACTCCTGACCTTCAGCCGCAGGCAGGTCGTCCAGCCCCAGCCGCTGCTGCTCGACGACGTGATCGCCCGCATGACGCCGCTGTTCCGTCGGCTGCTCGGGCCACGCGTCGCCTTCGACGTCGTCAGCCGGCCGGGCCTGCCGAGCGTGCTCGCCGATCCCGGTCAGGTGGAGCAGGTCCTCACCAACCTGGTCGTCAACGCGCGCGACGCGATTGCCGACGCCGGCCGCGTGCGGATCACCTCGTCGCTCGCCGGCGCCTCGGCGGTGGCCGCCGATACGGGCGTCGCGGTCCCCAAGGGCCGCCCGTACGTGTGCCTGTCCATCTACGACAGTGGCGCCGGCATGACCGAGGAAGTGCGGCGCCGCGCCTTCGAGCCGTTCTTCACCACCAAGGCCGACGACCATGGCACCGGCCTGGGCCTGCCCACGGTGCAGGCGATCGTCGCGCAGGCGGGCGGGGCGATGGCCATCGAGTCGGCGCCCGGACACGGCTGCGACGTGCGCGTGTACCTGCCGGCGTTGCCGGCCGCCGATCGGCCGCCCGCGCCGATGCCCGAGCGCGGCCACCTCCCTGGCGGCCACGAGACGATCCTCCTCGTCGAAGATCGCGAGGCGGTCCGGCGTGTCGCCGAGCGCTTCCTCGCCAGGCGTGGCTATCGCGTGATCGAGGCCGAGAGCGCGGAGCACGCGCTCGAGGTTGCCGCGGTCCACGGCGCCGCCATCGACCTGCTGCTGTCGGACGTGGTCCTCGGCGGCATGGACGGCTACTCGCTCGCCCAGGAGCTCACGGCGCGATGGCCCGGCCTGCGCGTGGTGCTGATGTCGGGCTATCCCAGCGAGATGCTCGCCCGCGCGTCCGGCTCCGGACCCGTCTTCCCCTTCGTCGACAAGCCGATCGACTTCCCGACGCTCGCGCAGGTGCTGCGCGAGCAACTGGATCGGCCCGCCCGCCGGTAG